TTCCCGGTGTACTGGCGATCAGTCGTGTCACGTCTATCCAAACTACGAACTCGTCGCCGGTGACGGGGACTCCCTCGTCGTCGGCGAGCCGATGTCGAGCGGCGAGAGCGTTCCCGTCGTGATGAAGACGCTGGCGGTCGGGGAGTAACGTTGGTATTCGCCGTCCGGATGAGCGTACTCTACCGACTCTCCCGCTCGTCGTCGCCGTCGTCTCGGCTCCCCCAGTCGCCCTTGCGACCGCCCCACTCCTCCCCGTTCGTCTCGTCCCAGTCGTCGGTGCCATCCCAGTCGGCGTCCTTGGGGTCGGGTCGGTCGTCGCCGCGGGATCGCAGCGGCGCGTCGTCAGCTCTCGAGGGGTGGATGTTGAAGTTGTGCCCACGGTAGGGGTCCTCCTCCGGCTTGTAATCGAGTTCGCTGCGCTCGAAGAGGTAGATGAAGAAGCCGAAGATGGGGATGCAGAACGTGATCGCGACCCACTTTTTCGGCGGCTCGAGGCCGACCTTTTTGGAATCGTAGTAGACGAACGCGGTGAGGGCGAGGTGCCAGGCGAGCGGGATGCCGACGATCGCTGCCAGTAGGAGGTTGCTCATGCGTGTACTGTCGGGATCGAGCTATCTAAATTCACGGTCATCTCGGGGTTCCGGTGAGTTTCGGTCCTCGAGTCGTCGTTCTCGGTCGCTCACTCTTCCACGCAGTCGCTCGTGATATCTTCTCACGGGTGCTGCGAGACGGCTCCGCCGTCGTCTCACGGGTGCTACGCACTCGTTCGACTGCTCGCGGAACCTTCGGTTCCGCGCTCGTCTCGACAGTCGCGACGCGTAGCGCCGCGCACTGTTCGTTCGCATGGTTTGCGGGATCGAAGATCCCGCACTACCCGCGACGACCTCGCGCAATTTTGAGCTTCGGCGAGCGAACAGCGAGCCGAAGCCCAGCGCGCGCCACCGTACGCGGATTGCCCTCGCTACTCGCCGTTCGATACTTTCAGAAAGAATACGGAATTCGTGCGGGCTAGCTCAGTTGACGTCGAATTCGATCGCTGCACCCTGTCCGAAGCCGACACAGAGCGTCGCGAGTCCGAGGCCGCCGCCGCGCTTCTGGAGTTCGTGAATCAGCGTGACGGGGAGACGCGCACCGGAGGCACCCAGCGGGTGGCCGATGGCGATGGCACCGCCGTTGACGTTGAAGATTTCGGGATCGATACCGAGTTCGTCGCGCGAGTAGACCGACTGGCTCGCGAACGCCTCGTTGAGTTCGACCAGATCGTACTCGTCGATATCGCGGCCGTTGCGCTCGAGCAGCCCCTCGGTTGCCGGCACCGGGCCGATCCCCATCACGGTCGGGTCGACGCCGGCGACGTTGTTCATGCCGACTTCGGCCATGATCTCGAGGTCGTGCTCCTCGGCGAACGCCTCGCTCGTGACGAGCAGCGCGGAGGCGCCGTCGGAGATCTGCGAGGCATTACCCGGCGTGACGGTGCCGTCGGATTTGAAGACGGTCGGCAGCCCCGCGAGTTTCTCGGCGGTCGTGCCGGGACGGATGCCTTCGTCTTCGGTGACGGTGCCGTCCTCGGTCTCGATCGGGACGATCTCGTCGTCGAAGCGACCTTCCTCGGTCGCTTCCTCGGCGTTCTGTTGGCTGCGGGCGGCGTACTCGTCCTGTTCCTCGCGGCTGACGCCGTACTCCTCGGCGACCTTCTCGGCGGTCATCCCCATCTGGAGTTCACCGATGTTGTACATCTCGGCGAGTCGCGGGTTGACCTCCATCGAGTTCTCGCCCATCGGGACGCGGGACATGCTCTCGACACCGCCGGCGATGACGGCGTCGCGGTTGCCCGCCGCGATAGCGTCGGAGGCGGAGATAACCGCCTGCATGGAGGAGGCACACCAGCGGTTGATCGTCGTCGCCGGGACGCCCTCGCCGAGTTCCGAGAGGAGGGCGATGACGCGAGCGACGTTGTTGTCCTGTTCGCCGCGCTGCTGGGCGCAACCCCACATGAGGTCGTCGACCTCCTCGCCGGAGAGACCAGTCTCGGCGAGGATCTCGTCGATCAGCGGCACCGAGAGGTCCTCGCTGCGGACGTCGGCGTACACGCCGTCTTCTTTCCCCTGCGGAGTTCGTACTGCCTTCACCACGACTGGTGTCTGTGACATATCGTAGCGAACATCCCTCACGAACTTAAATCCGGTAGAACTCCTGTACACACAGCAACTGTTTACGATGGCGACGTCCCTCCTCGAGACAGATCTGAAACGAGGGCCTCTCCGCCGCCGACACACTCTCGAGAACAATGCTTATCCCGAGTTGCTCGCAATACGCGGCCATGGACGACGACGGACTGAACGCCGCTCGAGTCGACGCCGAACGCGAACCGGCGTCCGACGCAGATCAGGACGCCCAATCTCCCTCCGATTCGGACCCTTCCCCTGAATCGAACGCTCCTCCTGAATCGGACTCTCGGTCCGGAACGCCCGAAACGACTCCCGACGAGGGTGACAGCGAGGCGAGCAACGACGGTGCCGACGAGGCGAGTAGCGACGGCCCGATGCCGAACGTCCCGGATCCCGAACCGGAGGAATCTGATGTCCCGGAGGACGTCCAGAAGTACGCCCGGTTCACGAAAATGGACGGCGCGCAGTACGACCGGGTCAACGAGTTCCTGCGCGACAGAACCTACATCACCGCCCGCGAGTGGGCCATCGCCCGCCTCTGTTCGGACTTCCGCACCGAGACCGGCGTCGAGATGACCAAGATCGGCGAGAACCTGCCCGAACTCGTCCCGTTCATGACCGACACCTACACGCCACAGGCGGTCAACCAGGCCCGATCCTCCTTCGAGGACAAGGTCCGGACGGCCGGCGCGACCTTCCTCTACGGCGCGATGTGTGATTTCTTCACCGCCGAGGAACTCGACGACGTGATGTACGAGTCGACCGAGGTCGCCAAGTTCCTGCTGGAAGTGGAGGGCGTCGACCTCTCCGTCGAGGACGAACTCGAGGCCGAAGAGCGAATCTCGAGTGTCATGCGTGAAGTTCGTGCAGCCAGCGAGGAACTGCGGGAACAGGAAGACGAGGAGTAACTCGTCCCGCGTTCGGCCGCGGCTCGAGGGCGAACCGATACGGACGAATCGCCCGGTTACCGCGTATAAGGGGGTCCCTGTCCACTGTTGTTCGTGAGCGAACGATCGATTTCGTCGGTAGGTCGTCGTTCTCGCGGCGAACGCCGGTCGGCTCGACGCCCACTATGCGAGTCGTTCACGCTGCAGGCGTCGAACGACGCGTGGCTATTGCCATTCGTTGCGGATCGACACCGCCCGTAGACCCAATGGGTGGAGTAGTCACGGCCCTACGACTATCTCGCGTTCGGCAACGGTTAGTGCAGTTACGTGATCGGACTCCCCGTTTTTCGTAGTAAATTCGATACAAATAGTGTCTGTCATCAATAGCGAGTTGGATGTCTACGAATACGACGGATACGGAACCCCGTGCGGCTGACGACCCTCGCAGTGACGAATCGAACGAGCAATCGACCGGTAGCGGTCTAACCCGACGCCGGACGCTGCAGCTTGGAACCCTCGCCGGGGCCGGCAGTCTGCTCGGTGTGACCGGTCTCGGAACCGATGCTGCGGCTGCGAGCTGTGACCGACCGGATTCGATCGTCCACCTCGACTACGACGACTACGGGAACTGGGAAGAGCTCTACTGCGTGTCGAACGGCGACCCCGACAACATGACGATCGTTTCCGACCCGACGGCGTCCGGAGAGAGCGCTTTGCAACTCCGGATCCGCGAAGACGACCACTGGGGCGTGAGTACGCACTACGACTTCGAGGACGGACTGTTCGAACTCAACGGGCGCGTCACCTTCGCACTCAACACCAACTGGACGATGGGCGGCCGCAACGCGCCATCGAACTGTCGGCTCTGGAACTGTGCGATCGCCCGCGGCGAAGGGAGTGCCGGGGGCGGTATCCCCGACGGCACTAACGGCTGGAGTAATCGCCTGTACGTGACCGATAGAGGCACTGACCCGAACGGTCCGTTCCACCTCCTCTCGAACACGTACCACATGGGCAACGGCGACGGCACCGGGGATCACGATTACCTCCTCGATGGCGAGAAATACGCGCGGGGATCGCCCGAGATCGAATCTGGCGTGTGGTACGATTTCGAGTACTACGTGTGCACAAATACGATCACCAACGACGAGGCGAACGCCGACGGAATTGTTCGATACTGGCTCGACGACGAACTCGTTTTCGAACGTGAGAACTTCCAATTCACAACGGACCACGCCGATAACATCATCGACACGAACGGCCCCGTCGGCCACTACGGCGGGCGATACACCGCGCCACAAACCCTCTATGCGTACTACGACGACCACTCGATGGCGCTCAACGGCGAGTTCGAGTTCGATTCGTGCTGAACAGTTCCGGCTGGCCGGAATAACCGCCGGTCGAGCGGAAGACGTCCCCTTACTGACTCCACTCCCGGACGTCGGATTCCTCGAGAAACAGCGACGGATCGTCGTGCGAGAAGCTGACCCAGCCGTCGTCCGCCGGCGTGGCGGTCGTCACGTGAAGGAGGAGTTCCTCCGCCCGCAGCGCCGTCTCGAAGACGGCTCTCGAGTCGTCGAGATCGTATTTCAAGGGGACGAACACGGCCGTCTCCGTTTCGTCGTCGCGCTCGACCGCGAGGGCGACCCGCTGCTCGGTGTCGCTCTCGGGCGGGCGGTAGTAGACGTCCGCCGTCGTGACGGTGACCTCGCTGCTCTCGATGAGCCGCTCGAGGAACTCGTACTCGTCGGGCGACACCTCCACGTCGAACCCGGTCCGTTCCTCGCCGTCGACCGGCGAGACGGCGTCGGGCTCGAGGACGATCGCGTCCCAGCCGTTCTCCTGGTACTCCTCGGCGATCGCCGTCGCGTCCTCGAGGACGGCCGTCCACTGCGAGTCGGCCGCGTCCGTCGTCATCGTCCTCCCTCCGCGGTTGGTCGGGCTCGAGTCATACTCGTCTCCGACGGTACCGAGAGGAAAAACCTTGTCTCATCGCCACGACGGCGCGCCGTCGGCGTCCGTCGTTCGCCCACTATCGGCCGCCGAACGTGGGATCCGGCACCTATCGGACCGTCTCAATTGCTGCCGAGTTCGGTCACGGAGTCGACCGTCACGGCCGGTCGTTCGTCGCCGACGAGAGCGTCCTCGAGTGCTGAGCGAACGATCGCGGGGTCCGAGGGCCCGCCCGCGTCTGCGACGGTGCCGACCGTCTCGGGGTCGAACGGCACTGCGAGCGCGCCGTAGACCGACTCGAGGACGGCCGCGATCCCCTCGCGATTCGAAACCAGGACGCAGCCGGCGACCACCGCGGCGTTCTGACGAACGCGCTGGGCGATGCCGACGACCTTGCGCTGGCGGCCGGTTGCATCCGTCAGCGACAGCGAGTGCGTCCCGGGACAGAACGAGTCGTCGGGTTCGCCGCGGGTCGGCTCGAGCGATTCGCCGTCGGACTCGAGTTTCCCAAGCGCCTCCTCGACGGCGGTCGTGACGCGCTCGTATCGATCGTCGGTCCCTCGCCGAAAGTCCGCGACCGGTTCCGCGCTGGCGAACGCGAGCGCCGTCTTCCCGTCGTACGCTACCGCTCGCCCGCCGACGTCACGATCGACGGGCGGGAAGCCGCGCTCTCGAGCGCGCTCGCGGGCCCGATCGTAGCCCTCGAGTCGCTGGTCCCGTCTGCCGAACGCGACTTGCCGGTGGGGCGTCCAGACTCGAACGGCGGGGTCGCCGTCGGCGGCCGTCGAGAGCAGTCGCCGGGTCACGTCGCGGTCGGTCTCGATCGTCGCCGCGCGGCCGCGAAGCACTCGCATCGGCCCGAGGTTGGTCCCGACGGACCTAAACGCTCCCGCTGCGCAGTCGGTACTGACAACCGATGGCCGTAACGCTCCCCGAGGCGCTGCTGGGGCAGTATCAGCGCTTCTCGCTGTACAATTCGCCGTACCCCGCCCACGACGAGGGCTGTGCGATCGACTGCTACCCCGGCACGCTTCGGGACGGCCGCACGACTGCGGCACCGAGTCCGGTCTCGGGAACGGTTCTCGAGACCAGAGCCGTCCGCGCGCCGTCGAAACCCTACGCGCCCGAGCACGACTACCTGATTCTGGTCGAGTGTGACGGCCCCGGAGACCTCGCGGGGCTGACGGCCAGAATCCTCCACGTCGAGCCGTCGGTCGAAGCGGGGGAACGAGTGGAGCGAGGGGACTCGCTGGGAACGCTCGTCCGCGCGGGCTTTTTCGCCCCCTGGGTCGACAACCACCTCCACGTCGGCTTTCGGGGTCCCGACCAGAACCCGCACCGGGCATCGGGATCGCTCCCGCTCGAGGTGGGCGTCGAGATTCGGCCGCTTGAGTGGGACGGCACCGGAACGGTGGTTTCGACCGGAGAGACGTACGCCGTGCTCGACGCGCCGGTCCATCCCGATCCGGGCGAGACGTTCGTGGGAGTTCGGGCCGACGAGGATCGCTCCGACGGTGGCGGGGTGCTCGACGGCGGGCTCCCACACTACGACGGTGGCGGGATTCACGGCCGCGACGAGGCGCTCGAGGGGGATCCGACTCCTGTCTCGCTGAACGGCGACCGACTCGGCGTCGCTCGAGGTCGGACGATCGAGTGGGACGACGTGGTCGTCACCGCGAACGGCGAGTCGATCACCGGCCTCTCGCTGTTCTGCGCTCGAGACGCCGACTTCGGGGCGAAGCTGATCTGCCCGGACACGGAATTCGAGGTCGGCGAGAAGGTTCGGGTACGGGTTCGCTCGAGTGTCGACGACTGATTCTACGCTCGAGTTTGGGCGTCGGTCGCTGCAGTTCGTTCCCTCGACCACTTCGTGGGCGTAGTGAACGAAGCGATCGTATTGAGGAGTTAGTGAACACGAGCGTGTTGCGCTCGCTGGCGGCAATGGGTGCCACGTCCTCCCCATCCGATTTCTGCTCACGGGCGCTTCGCGCCCGTTCGCATGGTCCGCGGAACCTGCGGTTCCGCGCTACGCTCGCTCCGGCGTCGCTCGCTCATCCCTAGGAAGACGCTTCGCGTCTTCCACGCAGTCGCTCGTATTACTCGCGACGACCTCGTACGACTTCGGCTCACGGTTCGCTCTCCGCTCACCGAGAGCCAGCGCACGCCACCGCACGTTGCTTGGTCGGTTCGGAGTGGTAACTCCTCTACCTATATCGAGCGCTGCTCGCCATCTGCTCCTACTTCGTCCGTCGTCGCTCTCGGTGGGCGTCTTTCGCCTCGAGATAGGCTTGATCCTCCCGAACGCGCTCCCAGTAGCGCTCGAAGACGAGCGCGGCGGCGCGCTTCTCGCGGTCGGCCCAGCGCTGGGGCTCGCGCTCGTCGCCACTCGCGGACGCTGTCCGCTCGTCATCCGAGGCGCGTAGCGCCTCGCTCCCGTCCTCGTACTTTGTTCCGCCGGGATACTTCGCGTAGCGCATCGCCCGCGTATACCCCATCTGGAGGTACTTTCGAGCCATGTCCATTCCGGGAAAGTCGTCGTCCTCGAGGTAGCGTTCGTACCGCTCGTAGATCGCCTCGGCGGACTCGCGGGCCGCCTCCGCGTCTTTGTACGACCACAGCGGGAGGAGTTCGCTCTTGTACGGTTCGACTTTAAACACGCCTTCTTCTCCGCGGCCAATTTCGTACTGGTCAGGGTTCGCTCGGAAGTCGACGTCGTACTCGGGGTCGGTGTCGGACACTGCTATCACCACGGGACCTGTGAGGCAGGCTTGTGTTCGTCTACGGTGCGGGAGACGGGTGAGGACGTTGCTTGCGACCGTTGGTATGAACAGTTTTCAACGGGCAAACCCCAAAGCGGAGGCGTAAAGAACGTCGGTCTGGGAGCAACGGACATGACCGAGGACATGCGGACGACAATGGACGAGTTCGACGACCTCGAGAGTCTGCTCCAGCACTTCATCGACGAGAATCAGGAATTCCTCTCGTGGATCGGGACGCGCGTCGACGACGTCGGCGACGGCACGATGACGCTCGCGCTTCCCTACGACGAGAAGTTGAGCAACACGCGGCCGAACGCGCCGTCGGACGAACGCGCGGATCTCCACGGCGGCGTCGCCGCGACGCTGATCGACACCGTCGGCGGCCTCGCGCTCCGAACGGAGATGGACGACCCGTTCGGCGCCCGAATCGCAACGATCAACCTGAACGTCAACTACCTCCGGCCCGCCGTTGGCGACCTCTCGGCGACGGCGAACGTCGTCCGTCTCGGCGGCAGC
Above is a window of Natronorubrum tibetense GA33 DNA encoding:
- a CDS encoding thiolase family protein, with the translated sequence MSQTPVVVKAVRTPQGKEDGVYADVRSEDLSVPLIDEILAETGLSGEEVDDLMWGCAQQRGEQDNNVARVIALLSELGEGVPATTINRWCASSMQAVISASDAIAAGNRDAVIAGGVESMSRVPMGENSMEVNPRLAEMYNIGELQMGMTAEKVAEEYGVSREEQDEYAARSQQNAEEATEEGRFDDEIVPIETEDGTVTEDEGIRPGTTAEKLAGLPTVFKSDGTVTPGNASQISDGASALLVTSEAFAEEHDLEIMAEVGMNNVAGVDPTVMGIGPVPATEGLLERNGRDIDEYDLVELNEAFASQSVYSRDELGIDPEIFNVNGGAIAIGHPLGASGARLPVTLIHELQKRGGGLGLATLCVGFGQGAAIEFDVN
- a CDS encoding DUF5806 family protein; its protein translation is MDDDGLNAARVDAEREPASDADQDAQSPSDSDPSPESNAPPESDSRSGTPETTPDEGDSEASNDGADEASSDGPMPNVPDPEPEESDVPEDVQKYARFTKMDGAQYDRVNEFLRDRTYITAREWAIARLCSDFRTETGVEMTKIGENLPELVPFMTDTYTPQAVNQARSSFEDKVRTAGATFLYGAMCDFFTAEELDDVMYESTEVAKFLLEVEGVDLSVEDELEAEERISSVMREVRAASEELREQEDEE
- a CDS encoding DUF7529 family protein, with the translated sequence MTTDAADSQWTAVLEDATAIAEEYQENGWDAIVLEPDAVSPVDGEERTGFDVEVSPDEYEFLERLIESSEVTVTTADVYYRPPESDTEQRVALAVERDDETETAVFVPLKYDLDDSRAVFETALRAEELLLHVTTATPADDGWVSFSHDDPSLFLEESDVREWSQ
- a CDS encoding lipoyl protein ligase domain-containing protein, with the translated sequence MRVLRGRAATIETDRDVTRRLLSTAADGDPAVRVWTPHRQVAFGRRDQRLEGYDRARERARERGFPPVDRDVGGRAVAYDGKTALAFASAEPVADFRRGTDDRYERVTTAVEEALGKLESDGESLEPTRGEPDDSFCPGTHSLSLTDATGRQRKVVGIAQRVRQNAAVVAGCVLVSNREGIAAVLESVYGALAVPFDPETVGTVADAGGPSDPAIVRSALEDALVGDERPAVTVDSVTELGSN
- a CDS encoding DUF4385 family protein, which codes for MSDTDPEYDVDFRANPDQYEIGRGEEGVFKVEPYKSELLPLWSYKDAEAARESAEAIYERYERYLEDDDFPGMDMARKYLQMGYTRAMRYAKYPGGTKYEDGSEALRASDDERTASASGDEREPQRWADREKRAAALVFERYWERVREDQAYLEAKDAHRERRRTK
- a CDS encoding PaaI family thioesterase, translated to MTEDMRTTMDEFDDLESLLQHFIDENQEFLSWIGTRVDDVGDGTMTLALPYDEKLSNTRPNAPSDERADLHGGVAATLIDTVGGLALRTEMDDPFGARIATINLNVNYLRPAVGDLSATANVVRLGGSVGVSEITVESTTPDGETKEVATGQGAYRVFRPE